In Sorangium aterium, the genomic stretch GGCCGAGCGCATCTGCGGTGCTTCCGCCCGACCTGCTCTGCTGGCCACGGTGAAGGCTTGGTCCGCGCAATGCAATGCGTCAGGACGAGTGTTGACCTGAAGAGAGCCATGAAAGATCCAGTGATCGCGCCCCGCGCGGTCTCATCCATTCTCGTGAGCACGATCCTGACGAACGCCCTCCCGGGCGCGCCAGGCGTCGTGTGGCGTCGACTCGCGACGCGCTCCGAGCTCTGCGCGCAGGCGCTCTCCTGGCGCTCGCAGCGGCTCGCGCCCCGCCGGATCGGCGCTGACGTCGAGCGATGGACCGCCACGCGCTGTAGGGGCGCCGCGCTCGCGGCGCTCTAGCTCGAAGGCCTCTCACATTCTCAGCACAGGAGCGGGCGCCTGGTCGGCGCGCGGCCTCGTGCGCCCTGGGCGCGGCTGCCCGGCGCCGATGGCCGCCGCGTGACCGCGCGATCGCGCCATGGAGTCATCGTCATGAGCGTCTCATCCTCTCACCTCTCGCTGAAAGACGGCAAGAAGACCTCTCGCTCGCGGGTGGTGCGCGACAAGCTCGATTACCCGGTGATCGACACCGATCTGCACACGATCGAGTTCGCCCCGATCCTCGAGGATTACATCGCGAAGTACGGCGGCGCGAAGTCCGTCGACGAGTTCCGCGACGCGATCAACCGGGGCTTCGGCTACCTGAGCAACGAGTGGTACGAGCTCACGCCCGAGCAGCGCGCGGCGCAGCGCTCGGTCCGCCCGCCGTGGTGGGCGCTGCCGACGAAGAACACCCTCGATCTCGCCACGGTGTCGCTGCCCAGCCTGCTGCACGAGCGGCTCGGCGAGTCGGGGACGGACTACGCGGTTCTTTTCCCGAACGTCTCCACGTTCGCCACCCACGTCGGCAAGGAGGATCTGCGCCGGGTGCTCATCCGCGCGGTCAATGCCTATCACGCCGACGTGTACCGGCCGTACGCCGACCGCCTCACGCCTGTCGCGGCCATCCCGCTGCACACGCCGCAGGAGGGCGTCGAAGAGCTCGAGTTCGCCGTGCGTGAGCTCGGCCTCAAGGTCGCCCTCATCCCGGGCAACCTCCGGCGGCCGATCCGGTCGGTGGCCGAGAAGTACCCGTCGCGGCACCACCCGGACGTCGCGCGGCACGCGAACTGGCTCGACACGTTCGGCGTGGACAGCGAGCACAACTACGACCCGTTCTGGGCCAAGGCGGTCGAGCTCAGGACGGTGCTGACCACCCACTCCGCCGGGATGGGGTGGACCAGCCGCAGCTCGGTCTCGAGCTACATGTACAATCACATCGGCCACTTCGCCTCCGCCTCCGAGGCGCTCGCGAAGTCGCTCTTCTTCAGCGGCGTGACCCGCCGGTTCCCCGATCTCCGCGTCGGCTTCCTCGAGGGAGGGGCGGCGTGGGGCGCGACGCTGTTCGCGGATCTGGTGGGACACTGGGAGAAGCGCAACGGCAGGGCGGTCCAGAACTACAACCCCGATCTGATCGACGCGAAGCTGCTGTACGCGCTGTACCAGCAGTACGGCGGAGAGGAGGTCGCGGCGCGGCTCGGCGACATCAACGCTGTCCTCGGCGGGGCGCTCGGCGTCTCGAACAACTCGCGGAGGCAGCCGCAGGACGCGGGCGCGCTCGACGACTTCGCGGCGGCGGGCATCGAGCGGATCGAGGACATCCGGGACCGGTACGTGCCGAACTTCTACTTCGGCTCGGAGGCGGACGACCCCACGATCGCGTACGCGTTCAACACGAAGGTCAACCCGCTCGGCGTGCAGCTCAACGCCTTCTGGGCGTCGGACAGCGGCCACTGGGACGTGCCGGATCTGACCGAGGTCCTCGCGGACACCTGGAGCCTCGTCGAGCGCGGGGCGCTCACGGAGGCGAACTTCCGCGATCTCGTGTTCACCCATCCCTACAACTTCTTTGCCGGCAAGAACCCCGGCTTCTTCGCCGGGACCGCGGTCGAGCAGAAGCTGCGGAAGAGCAAGGCGGCCTGAACGTGGAGCGCCGGGGCGGGGCGACGGAAGCGGCCCCGCCCGACGGTAACTGTGAATCAACGAACCCCTCTGGATCCATTCATGCGTTTGCTCGACCGCTCAAGAACCGCCCTCTCATCGATCCTCGCGACGACGACCATCGTCCTTTGCGTGACGCAGGCGAGTGCGCAGAACCCGCCCGGCAGAACCCAGGGTGAGCGTCCTGTACCTGCGCCCGGTGGTGCGGCCCCCGCGCCTGCCGGCGTGGCCCCCGGCGCCGCGGCGCCTGTGCCCGCTGGCGCGGCGCCTGCGCCTGCTGGCGCGGCTCCGACGCCCGCGGGCGCGACGCCTGCTGGCGCGGCCCCCGCCGCGCCGGGCGCCGCGGCCGCCGCCCCGGCTGCTCCCGGCGCGCCGCCCCCCGGCACCCCGCCCGCGGGCGACGCGGCCGCGGAGGCCTTCGTCGAGCCCGATCCCAACGCCGTCACGCGCGACGACCTGCAAGGGCTCGTCACCGACCTCGAGAACTTCAAGTTCCAGTGGCAGCGAGAGCGCGACCTCCACACCGCCCTCTCGACCCGCTCCCTCCTCGTCGGCGGCGTCATCCAGGCGCGCATCGGATGGACGGAGCAGCCGGTGAACACGGCGACCTCGAACGATCGCAAGGTGACGTTCGACACGGGCGCCGCGACCCTCACGTTCAATGGCATCCTCTACAAGGACTACGAGGAAGGCCGCAACCTGACCTACTCGGTGCGCTTCGGCGCCTCGCCCCAGCAGGCGAGCAACAACAGCTTCCTCAACCTGCTGGACGCGCAGCTGGCGTACTCCGTGCTCCCCACCCTCGCCCCCGAGGACTGGGTCCTTCAGGTCACCCTGGGCCAGCAGCTCCTGCCGTTCGGGCTGGAGGTCCCCGCGAGCGAGGAGCTGAAGCCGGTGATCACCAACGCGCAGTTCACGACGAAGCTCGGGCTGAACCGGCGCGACCTCGGGCTCATCGTCCGCGGCGACATCCTGCCGCAGGTGGACTACGGCTACAACTACCGGGCGCCCATCCTCGCCTACGCGATCGGCATCGTCAACGGGAGCGGGCCGAACACGACCGACGACAACAGCGAGAAGGACATCATCGGCCGCCTCGCGTTCACCGTGCCGTCCGACTACAACTCCATCCTCCGCCAGATCACGCTCGGCGGGAGCGCGTACATCGGCTGGCAGAACACGTTCCTCAAGGACGAGAAGAAGACGCTGTCCGGAAAGGGCGTCAAGCGCCGCTTCGGCGGCGATATCTACTACAACCACTATCCGATCGGCGTCACCTACGAGTTCATCTACGGCCAGGACGACGCGACGCTCGGGACGACGGCAGAGGACCCTCGGAAGACGAGGCAAACCAGCCTGTCGCACGTGGCGACCTTCTTCTACAACTGGGGCGAGCAGTTCCTGAGGGGCTACCGCAACCAGGGCCGCTACGACGACTGGTGGCCGAAGACCTACCAGCCGTTCCTCCGCGTCGACCTCTTCGACCCGAGCACCGAGGTGAAAGAGAACCGGGTCGACGTCTACACGCTCGGCTTCAACGTCTTCTTCGCGGAGACGACGAAGTTCCAGCTCAACCTCAACCGTCGAGACGACCGCACGAGCACAGAGGGGGCCACGCACGAAATCCTAGCCCAGCTCCAAGGCGGCTTCTGAGGAGCGATGCTCGCCCGCTTCGGATACGGGCCCACCTCGACGTCTTCGGTGCTCGGCGTACCGGAGTACGCCTGCGCGCCGAAGACGCCGATCTGGGCCCGTCTCCTGTGCGGGCGAGCATCGCTCGGCGACGCGTGGCAATGAATTCAGTGAGGAAAAATATGAGACGAGCTTTGATTTTTGTGCAGATGTTGGTGGCGGCGATTTTGACGTTGTCTGCGCATGTGGCGCGGGCGGACGCGCCTAGCGTCATCCGGGTGGCGTTCGCGGGGGTGGGGATCGGGAACCGGCCGTTCGTCGGCGGTAGCAGCTTGAGCGTGGTGCACGCGCGGGGGCTCCTGGAGGAGGAGTTCAAGAAGGACAACATCAAGATCGAGTGGTCCTTCTTCAAGGGCGCCGGGCCCGCCGTCAACGAGGCGTACGCGAACCACCTGCTCGATTTCGCGCTCCAGGGAGACCTGCCGTCGAGCATCGGGAGGGCAGGGGGGCTCAAGACGAAGCTCCTCGCGGGGGTGTCGACGAGGCAGCACACCTACCTGGCCGTCCCGGCGGACTCGTCGATCGCGTCGCTCGCGGACCTCAAGGGGAAGAAGGTCGCCCTCTTCAAGGGCACGAACCTGCAGCTCGCCGTCAACAAGATCCTC encodes the following:
- a CDS encoding amidohydrolase family protein — protein: MSVSSSHLSLKDGKKTSRSRVVRDKLDYPVIDTDLHTIEFAPILEDYIAKYGGAKSVDEFRDAINRGFGYLSNEWYELTPEQRAAQRSVRPPWWALPTKNTLDLATVSLPSLLHERLGESGTDYAVLFPNVSTFATHVGKEDLRRVLIRAVNAYHADVYRPYADRLTPVAAIPLHTPQEGVEELEFAVRELGLKVALIPGNLRRPIRSVAEKYPSRHHPDVARHANWLDTFGVDSEHNYDPFWAKAVELRTVLTTHSAGMGWTSRSSVSSYMYNHIGHFASASEALAKSLFFSGVTRRFPDLRVGFLEGGAAWGATLFADLVGHWEKRNGRAVQNYNPDLIDAKLLYALYQQYGGEEVAARLGDINAVLGGALGVSNNSRRQPQDAGALDDFAAAGIERIEDIRDRYVPNFYFGSEADDPTIAYAFNTKVNPLGVQLNAFWASDSGHWDVPDLTEVLADTWSLVERGALTEANFRDLVFTHPYNFFAGKNPGFFAGTAVEQKLRKSKAA